The following proteins are encoded in a genomic region of Chryseobacterium cucumeris:
- a CDS encoding PAS domain-containing sensor histidine kinase, with the protein MESARLLQAIIETAIDGIITIDSQGKIENLNPSALKIFGYREEELIGKNISVLMPEPDHSRHDGYLLRYQQTGEKKIIGKGREVKGLRKDGTQFPFRLAVSEVQLQDRVIYTGFIHDLSKEKEAEEFLKKYTGELEDLVEKRTKSLQEMLSALEKAKEEANLSLEKEKELNRMKSRFVSMASHEFRTPLSSMQLSVVLIEKYLQLADHSQILKHLHKIKNAIAGLNGILNDFLSLEKLEAGMVTPAYNEFDIIKFSEELVEEMQLITKDNQIIIYQHTGVENIVNLDQNLLRNCLMNLISNAIKYSGENTLIEFCTEINKEYYLMTVKDNGIGIPEDDHAGLFQPFFRAHNIGNIPGTGLGLNIVLRYVNLMNGNIDFNSEPGKGTQFTLSFTRK; encoded by the coding sequence ATGGAAAGCGCCAGACTCTTACAAGCAATTATAGAAACAGCAATAGACGGAATTATTACTATTGACAGTCAGGGTAAGATTGAAAATTTAAATCCTTCTGCGTTAAAGATATTTGGGTATAGAGAAGAAGAATTAATTGGTAAAAATATTTCTGTGTTAATGCCGGAACCCGATCATAGCAGACATGATGGCTATCTTCTGCGCTATCAGCAGACAGGAGAGAAAAAAATAATTGGTAAAGGCAGAGAAGTAAAAGGGCTTAGGAAAGATGGCACCCAGTTTCCATTCAGGCTTGCTGTAAGCGAAGTCCAGCTCCAGGACAGGGTTATTTATACCGGGTTTATCCACGACTTGTCTAAAGAGAAAGAAGCTGAGGAATTCCTTAAAAAATACACCGGAGAACTTGAAGACCTGGTTGAAAAGAGAACAAAATCTCTTCAGGAGATGCTAAGTGCTTTGGAAAAAGCAAAAGAAGAAGCGAATCTTTCCCTTGAAAAAGAAAAGGAGCTTAACCGGATGAAAAGCCGTTTTGTATCTATGGCTTCGCATGAATTCCGTACCCCTTTAAGCTCTATGCAGCTTTCTGTCGTTCTTATTGAAAAATACCTTCAGCTTGCTGATCATTCTCAAATCCTGAAACATCTTCATAAAATAAAAAATGCAATTGCTGGTCTCAACGGGATTCTTAATGATTTTCTTTCCCTGGAAAAACTGGAAGCGGGTATGGTAACCCCGGCTTATAATGAGTTTGATATTATAAAATTCTCAGAAGAACTTGTGGAAGAAATGCAGCTGATTACCAAAGACAATCAAATTATAATTTATCAGCATACCGGAGTAGAAAATATTGTCAATCTGGATCAGAATTTATTAAGAAACTGTCTCATGAATCTGATCAGTAATGCCATAAAGTATTCCGGGGAAAATACACTTATTGAGTTTTGTACGGAAATAAATAAAGAATATTACCTAATGACGGTAAAAGACAATGGAATAGGCATTCCTGAAGATGATCATGCAGGGCTCTTCCAGCCTTTTTTCAGGGCTCATAACATTGGTAATATTCCGGGAACCGGGCTGGGACTAAATATTGTTCTCCGGTATGTTAATCTGATGAACGGGAATATAGATTTTAATAGCGAACCTGGTAAAGGAACTCAGTTTACGTTGTCTTTTACAAGAAAATAA